The genomic interval GCCACTTCACGCGCGACGTTCTTGTCGGCCGTCTCGAGCAGAGCGCGCCCATGCGCGTCGCGGACGACCCAGCGTGGTTCTGCGCCGTCGACCCGCCAGGGCCCCACTGGCATCGCGTCCCAGCGCTTCTCGATCTCTCGGAGACGGTCGAACATCTTCTGGAGCGTACCAGGGTCCGCGCCAGATGGGTGGGAGGATGCACCGGTCTCGGCCCTGGCGGAGCTCGCGGATGGGTGTCCTCCGAACGTCGCGGCTCGCGGATGGGTGTCCTCCGAACATCGCGGCTCGGGTACACTCGCGCGCATGATCCTGGACCGATTTCGGATGGACGGGCGCGTGGCGCTGATCACGGGCGCTGGCAAGGGCATTGGACGCGGCATCGCGCTCGCGTACGCAGAGGCGGGGGCGGACGTCGTGGTGGCCTCGCGGACGCTGGCCGACGTGGAGGAGGTAGCGGAGGCCGCGCGGGCGCTGGGTCGGCGCGCGACGGCGGTGGCCTGCGACGTGACGGAACGCGCGCAGCTGGAGGCGCTGATGGCGCGCACGATGAGCGAGCACGAGCGTCTGGACGTGCTGGTGAACAACGCGGGTGGGGCACCCCACGTGCCGTTCCTGCGCACGAGCGAGCAGGTGTTCGAAGACGCGCTGCGCTTCAACCTGACCCAAGCGTTCCTGCTCTCGCGCCTGGCGACGCCGCACTTGCTCGCGTCCGGGCGGGGCTCCATCGTCAACATCTCGAGCTCGCTCGGGCGCATCGTGGGGCGCGGCTTCGTGGCCTACGGCACGGCCAAGGCCGCGCTGCAGCACATGACGCGGCTGATGGCCAACGAGCTCGCGCCCAAGGTGCGCGTGAACGCCATCTGCTGTGGCGCGATCGAGACCGAGGCGCTCGGGAAGTTCCTGGCCAACCCCGCCGTACGAGAGGGTCTCGTCAAGCGCACGCCGCTGCGCGCGGTCGGCCGGGTGGAGGACATCGCTGCAACAGCGGTCTACCTCGCGTCCGACGCGGGCAGCTACATGACGGGTCGCATCCTCGCTGTCGATGGTGGCATCGAGATCAGCAACACCCCCTTCGACACCCCGGACCTCTGATGACCGCACGCTACTGCTTCGTCCTCTCCCGCCCCGTGGGTGCGTCCCTCGAGGCGTTCTCGCAGGCCCTGCTGGGCTCCACTCAGAAGGCCCTCGAGCGCTTCAGGCCCAGCGCGCTCACCATCGACACCGCCCTCCCGCCCGAGAGCGGCGCGGCGCTCAACGCCAAGCGCGATGGGGACGGCGCGCTGCTCAGCGGCATCGTCCACGCCACCCTGGCCGATCGCGCGGACGCGCTCGCGATGATGGCCGTGCTGGACCCCACGCTGAAGTACGTGGACGGCTACGCCGTGTCCCAAGACATCCCACGCGACTACGAGCGCACGTGGGAGCTCGGCACGCCTTCACCCGGTGTGCGCCAGGTGACCCTGCTGCAGCCCAAGCCCGGCCTGTCGCGCGACGACTTCATGGAGCACTGGCACGGCAAGCACGGCCCTCTGGCGCTCGAGGTACATCCCATCTGGCGGTACGACCGCAACGCCGTACTCAGCGGCCTCGGCGAGCACACGCCCCCGCTCGCAGGCATCGTCGCGCTGCACTTCCGCGAGCTGGCCGACGCGACGGATCCCAAGCGCCTCTACGGCGGCGACGACGCCAACATGGCGCGCATCTTCGAGGACGTCAGCTCCTTCCTCGACATGCGCACGCTGCGCGTGATGCTCATGCGCGAGCACGTCTTCGCGACCGAGTAGCTTCAGAGCAGCGCGGCATGGAGATCCCTCCCGACACCTTGGTGCGGCTCACGCTCGACCCGGCCGACCATGTGCTGCTCCTCGACCACGGGGCGACCACCACCTGCCCCTTCGCGTCCGGGGCGCTCGTGCGTCGAACCGACGAGCGGGTCGTGTTGCGCTTCGCGGAGGGGCTCGTGACGCGCCCTGACGACCCTCGGACGGCCGAGGCGAACTCGGTCGGGAGCGGGGAGCGCCACGCCCACGTGAGCTTCACGATGGTGGACGACGCGCTGTCCGTGCCCGACGCGCTCTTCCTGCTGTCCGTGCTGTGGTTGACGGACTACCACGCCGACGCGTTTCTGCACGAAAGCCGGAGCTTCGAGTTCGTCGACGCTCGGTCGGGTCAGGCCATCGCGCTGCCACACCCCCCTCGCATCGAGACGTCGCAGGCGCTCCTCGCCGCGCTCCCCCTGGCCGCGCGCCTCCGCGCGCTCCTCGCCGCGTGCGAGCTGGCGGTACCCGTCTGGTCGGCGTGGGCCCGGACGGGCGACCTCACCTACTACGACGGGATCATGTCCATGGCTTCCGTCCCCGCGAGGCTGGCGGAGTCCACCCTCGCGGCGGTCGCACGCTGGCTGGAAGACGGTATCCCCGAGCCGCTGGCGGAGCAGCTGAGCGCGTATCGGTCCCTGCACTGGCCCATGCTGGAAGACAATTGGAGCGTCCCCCCGAACGTGTACTACAGCCTGTTCGCGCCGCGAAACCTCGCCGACTGTGCGCTCGAGGGTGGGGACCTGGACGCGGCGCGGGTGTGCCTGCAGCAGGCCACGGCAGCGCGCGCGACGAACGCCCTCGACGAGTTCCTTGGGGAGCCGTTTCGCAAGGCCTTCCTCCTCGGATGGTGGCGCGCCTGCGTCCACATCCTGCGAGGCGCGCCCGTGCCGGTGCTCGAGCTGGCGAGCCCCAGGAACGGGTCTCACCCCGCGAGCGGCAAGTCGCCATAGTGACCACGGGCGAGCGCGTAGGGCGCGATGGACTCACGCGTCGCGCGCCGAGTGCTCAGCAGCGCGCGATACAGCTGGTCCCACTTGACTGGGCAGAGGTAGTCGCGCGTGGTGTCCTCGGCCGATGCGGACAGCGCCGCGTACAGGACGGGGTCGTCCATCAGCCGCTCGACCGCGCGGGCCAGCGCGTCCGCCGAGCCAGCCTGAAAGCGCACCCCCGTCACTCCGTCACGCATCCGCCACGCGAACATCGGGTGGTCCGAGAACACGACGGGGCTACGCGAGCACAGCCCTTCGTAGATGGTCATCGGCAGCCCCTCGGGGTACTCGTGGCGCGTGGGCACGAGCACCGCGTCATGCTCACTCATGAGCGGCACGATGTGCGCGTGCGGGCGCTTTCCCAGGAAGTGCACGTGCGCGTCGAGACCCAGCCGCGCAACCTCGGCGACCAGCGTGGGCGAAGTCCCCCCCACCAACGAGAGCTCCACCTCGCGCCCGCCCCGGCGCAACATGTCTACGGCCCGGATGGCGTCCCCTACGCCCTTCGACTCCAGCATCATGCCGACGTAGACGACGCGAAACGGGCCCTCACGGCGCAACGTCTTCGGTGGATTGTCCGCAGCCCGGATGGTCGGGGGCCAGTCGAAGGGAACCACCTTCTCCGGCCGCACACCGATACGTGCGAGGTCGAGCGACGCCGCGAGGTTGTGGTTGGACACCCACGCCACACCCGGTCGATTGAGCAGCCCCGCGAGCGCCCGGTACTTCAGTCGTGCGCCGCGCGACGCGCGGGTGAAGCTATCCGCGAACACGGCGAACGTACGCGCGCGCTGCATGAGCGCCCACGCCAGCACGGTGGGCTCGGGGCACGCGACCGCGATGTGTGTCGGTCGCTCACGCTGGGCAACCCGCAGGAGCGCGAAATGGGCGAGACGCGCTTGGACACCGCGGCCTGGCGGGTACAGCTCCGAGCCCACCACGTACACGCCGTTGTGCAGCCGCCGCCGCGGGTAGGACGTGCCGTACGACAACACCGTGACCCGCGCGACGTGGCGCGCGACGTCGGCGAGGAAGTCGACCGTGTAGCGCTGCGCGAAATAGGTCTCCCCGCCACCTCGCTGGAAGCGTTCGGCGGCGTCGGCGTAGCAGCCATACTGGATCACCAGCAAGCGGGTCTTCGGGTCGAGCTCGTCGCGCAGGGGCTGCGTCACCATCACGGCCGCTCCTTGCTGTAGGTGCGGGTAGGATTTTGTGGGCGAACAAGCTTCCGGTCAAGCGACCCAGGCGCGTTCACTCGGGCAGCGTGATCACGGGCGCGGGACCGAACAACGTCTCCAACGGGTTGCGGGTGCCCTGACCACTTCCGTCCAGCGAGTTGATCTCCGCCTGAGACATGTCGACGCGCGGGGCGAAGACATCGTCGTGGAACGCGTCCACCACGCGCTGCGCCAGGACGTCCAGGTCGTCCGCGTCGTGGTCCACGCTGACCTCACCGCAGCCGAACACACGCCCGGCGCCTCCCAAGAGGCAGACGCGCCCCCCCGCGGCCCGGACGTCGACCTGCGCGGTCAGCGGCGCGTCGGACCTCACATCGAAGCGGGGGCTACGTCGGAGCGCCGCAGCCACCATCTGCGCGAGGGCGTCCCCCTGCACCTGCAGGCGGACGGGCACGGGGACCTCGAGCCGCCGGAACACGCCAGGGTCGACCCCGAGCACAGCGTCGTAGTTCACGTCCAGCCCCGCCTGCGCCATCAAGGCCATCACGCGCGCGCGGAGCAAGGCGTCGCCCGTCCCGACCCCCGCGAGCGCCGCCGCAGCATGTCGCTGGACCGCGGCGTCATCACCTTGTGCGAGCGCCACCTCTGCCCGCAGCGCAGCGTAGTAAGGGTCCGCCTGCTCGCGCTGGTCCCCCTCGTCCGCCCGTGCGATGGCCTCGTGCATCACACCCGCCCCGAACAACTCGACCAGATCCCCGGTGAGCCACGGCGGCTGGATGCCACTCGAAGCGGCGCCGAAGCGCAGCAAGCCGACCAACACCGCGTCGTCGCCGCTGAGGATGCGCGTGGCCTCCCGCCCGCTCGCGAACGCCTGCGCGCGCAACCAGAGCGCCTCCAGATGCGCTCCGAGGCGCGCGTGCCAGGCGAGCGCGGCGGCACCCTCGACGCGACTCTCGGCGGCGATCCGCCGCGCGCGGCGATCGATGAGCGCGGTGAGCGCCCGGTCCTGGGCGGGGTCACGGCTGTTGTGGGCGCGACGGTCGGGCGTGACCATGGCCTTGCTCGTGACGGTCAGCGCGGCCTCGTGCATGCCGGTCACCAACATGAACTCTGCGATGGCGCGCCGGCTCTCGTTGCGGTCGGCGTCACGCGCGAACGGTGGGCGACGAGCACGCCAAGCCGCGATCTCTTGCAGCGCCTGGCCCGCCTCCGCGAAGCGCCCCGCGCGGGTGTAGAGCTCCGCCAGCTCCAGCCACGGGTTGCCGTAGGTCGAGGGCTCCGCCTGTGTGGCCTCGAGCAACGTGCGCTCGGCCTCGGCGAGCTGGAACGCGCCGCGCGCAGCCTCCGCGAAGTTGGTCAGGTCCACCACGGAGACGGCGCCGCGGCTGCGGGAGTAGGCGAGGGCCTGCGCGCACGCGTCGTAGCTGGCCCCGTCGCGTCCAGCTTCGAACTCGATGGCGCACAGCGCGTTGAGCGCCAACACGGTCTGCCCGGGTCGCTCCTCCGCCAGCCCCTGCTGCGCGGCGGCGCGCGCGGCCTCGTAGCGACCCATCTTCATGAGCGACCAGGCCACCTCGGCCACCATGCGCGGCTGGTAGCGCTCGTTGAAGCGCTCGATCAGGGCGATGCGCTCGGCGTGATGGCCCAGCTCGCCGTGGATGTTGCCCAGCTCCTGCAGGATGCGCGCGTGCCACATCCATGGCGCGGGGGCGCGTGGGTCAGGCCCGAAGCGCGCCTCGAAGTACTGCAGCGCGAGGTTCGCGTGATAGAGCGCCCGCGGGAAGTTGGCCTCGGCGAAGTGCTGCGCGAAGGCGAGCACCAGGTGCCCGATGAACGAGGTGGGCTCGGCGGCCACCAGGGCCTCACCCAGCTCGCGCGCCCGGATGAGCTCGTTCTGCTCCACCGCAGCGAACGCGGCCTGCTCTCTCGGGGTCTCCGCCGTCCACGCGGGGAGGGTCTCCTGGGCCTGCACGCGCACGGCCACCTCGCACAACGCGAGCACCCCCACCAACGAAGCGCACGCGAGCCCGACGGCGCGTCGGCGTCGCGAAGTGGGTGTCCACCGTCGAGTCGTCCGTGGGGTGGCCCAGCTCATCTCAGCGCGTCACCCGTGAGAGGCGCTCGAGCTGCGGGACCAGCGCGTCATGGATGATGGCCTCGGCCCGGACGCCGCCAGGCGCGAGCGTGAGGCGATGCGCGAAGACGTGCGGTGCGATCGCGGCGAGGTCGTCTGGAGAGACGTAGTCGCGCCCCATGATCAGCGCGTGGGCCTGCAGCGCAGGCAGCATCAGCACCAGCGCGCGCGTCGAGGCCCCCTGCAGCGTGCGTGGATCGGCGCGGAGGGCGTGCGCGAGGTCCACCAGGCACTCGCGGAAGAGCGGGTGGATGACCACCCCTTCCCGCATGGTGCGACGGGCGGAGAGCAGCTCGCCGCGCTGGACGGTCTCTGCCTCGGCCGCGCGCGCCAGCGTCGGTGTCGGGTAGCTGGCCAGCACGTCGAGCTCCGCTTCGCGCGCGATGTGCTTCATGACCAGCTTGAACAGGAAGCGGTCGAGCTGCGGTGTGGGGAGCGGGTAGGTGCCCGCCAGGTCGAGTGGGTTCTGCGTCGCGATTACAAAGAACAGGTCGTCGAGCGGGTGGCTGACGTTGTCGGCCGTGACCTGCTTCTCGCCCATCGCCTCGAGCATGGCGGACTGGACCTTGGGCGACGTGCGGTTGATCTCGTCGGCGAGCACTACGTGCGCGAAGAGCGGCCCGGGGCGGAAGACGAAGCGCTGCGACTCCATGTCGAAGATGTTGGTGCCCGTGATGTCGCTCGGCAGCAGGTCGGGGGTGAACTGGACGCGTCGGAACGCGGCGATGCCCGACGCGGTGTCGTCGTCCGCGATGCCCTCGCCGAGCGCGCGCGCCAGCGTGGTCTTGCCCGAACCGGGGTAGTCCTCGAGGAGCACGTGGCCGTCGGCGAGCAGCGCGACCAGGACCAGGTCGATGACCTCGTCGCGCCCCTTGACCGCCGCGCGCAGCCGGTGGCGGAGGCGCGTGATCACGGCGTGCGCCGCGTCGAGGGTCGTGGGGGCGGAGGTTCCTCCGGTGGTGGCACCGGCGCCGCTGGGAGCGCTGGAGCTCACGGCAGATGCGTCGGAGGGGCGGAGCGGAGTGTCGGTGGAGGTGGTCATGATGGCTCGGGGGTGCAGGGCGCGCGGGAGAGGCGGCGGGAGGCGGCTGAAGGCGGCTGGAGGCGGCGGGAGACCGGGCGGTCGGTATCGGAGGTGATGAGGCGCGGCTTGGCGCGGCGGATTGCGGGCGGCGTGCGGTCATGTGGACCGCTAGCGTGACTGGAGGAAGGTCCAGGGGAGCAGGGCGCCGAACAAGCGCCGGCGGAAACGGAAGGCGCGCGCGTGTTCGCGACGCACGGCGACACCGAGCGCGAGCAGCTCGGCACGAGGGACGGCGGTCGCGCGGGGGCTGCCGAGCGCACGCCCCTCGGCCACGGCGGCCACGCGCGCCAGACTCGGCACGTCGCCGGCGACGCGCTGCGCGAAGGCCTCGCGGGTCTCACCGCGCGCGCGCCGGAGTGACACCTCGGACAGGCGGTCGAGCGCCGCACGATGTAGCGCTCGAGCGAGCTGCGCATCGGACGCGAAGCGGTACGCGACGCGCCGGTACAGCTTGGCGACGTAGAGCGCGAGCCACAGCAGCAGCACGCCAGCGAGCGCACCCCAGCCCAGCGCGGGGAGATGCTCGATCAGGCGCGCGATGACGTCCGCGGCCTCGTCGGACGCGTCCTCGGGGGCGAGTGACTGACCGCGTGCCAGCTCGCCCAAGAGGCGCTGCAGGTCCGCGTCGGGAGGCGTCCCGGGCGGGTCGAGGGACTCGTGCGGGAACACGTCGGTCACGACCCACCCGAAGCCCTCGAAGTAGACCTCGGGCCACGCGTGGGAGCTCTGCCCGGTGACGAGCAGCGCCGACCCGCCCTGCCGGTTGGACTCCGGGATGGCATAGCCCGTGGCGACGCGCGCGGGGACACCGGCTGCGCGAAAGAGGAAGGTCGCGGCGTGCGAGAAGTGCACGCAGTAGCCCGTCAGGTCACCGAAGAGGAAGTCTGCGGTGGGGTCGTCCGCGCCGGCGTGTTGGCTGCGGAGACTGTAGAAGCCGTGCTCGCCCAGCCACTCCGTGATGGCGAACACCTTGGCCGCGTCCAGGTGGCGCAGGTCGGCGGGGACGCGCTCGGCCAGGATGCGCTCGGCCAGCTCTCGGTAGCGCGGGTCAGCGGGGGCGGCGAGGTACTCGGCGCGGGCCTCGGCGGTCCAGGAGGGCGAGCCAGCGGGCGCCTGCAGGAGCGCGAAGTAGTCGGCGCTGAGGGACGCGGAGGTGGCGTGGTAGGCGACCCGGAAGCGCGACGGGTCGGGGTTGGGAGCTGGCCGAAGGCGAAGTGGCGACTCGAGCGCAAAGGGGAGCGTGTGGTCCGCGAGCAACACGACGGTGGTCTCCACCTCGCGGCGCTGCGCGTTCAGCGGCGGGGGCTCGCGCACCGAGGTGGACTCGACCGGGAAGCCCTGCACCAGATCGCGGTCCACCTCGGGCAGCGTGCTGGCGACGAGGCGGCGACCGTTCCACTGGCTGAACGCGCCCTGGCGGAAGTAGTACGTGCCCGTGGGGGCCGAGTAGTCGTCGCGGAAGATGACCACGCCCACGGGGACGTCGGAGTTGGGCGTCTCGTAGTCGTCCCGAAAGTCGCCCATGTCACCCGGCCCACCGCCCTGGCCCTGTGAGTCCGACGATTGTCCCTGCGCGCGCCGCTCGGACGCCTCCCCGTCCTCGGGCCGCAGCCCCAGACCTGCACCGCCCTCGGGGGGTGTCGGCATGCCCACCAGGCGCGTGGTCACCACCAGCACGGCCAACAGCGCGAGCAGCACGCCGAAGTGGAGCGCCAGCCGTCCCACTCGCTCCTCGGACAGGAGCACCAGGGAGACGGACACGACGGCCACCACGCCCACCCCGAGGAACACCAGCGTCGGGTCCCCACCCGTCGCGAGGATCGGGTCCGCGATCTCGAACGGTCGGTTGATGGCCCCGTCCCGGTGCGCGACGACCAGCTGCGTGAACGCGAACACGGGCACCAGGACCTCGAGCACCGCGCACCACGCGTGCCGAGCCGAGAGCACCCGCAGCGCGAAGGCCCCGCCCCCGAGGACACCCATCGCGAGGAGCGCGTCGGCCGTCCGATAGGCCCGTGCTGGGCCGAGCCAAGCGGACCAGCTCGTCGAGGAGAGCAGGAGCGTGTGGAGCCCGCCTGCGAGGACACCCATCGCGAGGGCGGCGCCGAGGAGTGGGAGCGTGCGATACGGACCGCGCGCGAGCCGACCGCCGAGCACGGCGCCCGCCGCGGCACCGACGGCGGCCGCCAGGACGGCTGGCGTGCGCGACAACGGCAGCGCGAGCACCGCGCCAGTGACGACGTAGGCGCACACGCGCAACAGAGTTGGCAGGTGGACGCGGTTCGCGCGGGTCACGCCGCCTCCTGCGCCGCTTGTAGGTGAGCCTCGCCGAGCACCTGTCCCGTGCGGCGGTCGACCACCAACGTGTCGATGCCAGCGGCAGCCAGCGTCTGGAGCAGCACCGTGAGCGCGGAGAGATCATCCCCCTGGACGGGTGGCGCCGCGCGCAGCAGGCGGCTGGCGACCCCGCGCCGTGCGGGAGCGGCGACCCCATCGACGCCAATGACGACATGGATTCGCCCCCCCCTCCCCTCGGCCGCCCTCAGCAACGAGGACACCCACCCGGACTCCGAGGACAACGGGGAGTCCGAGGGGGTCTCTGAGGACACCCATCCATGCGCGGGTCTCGAGGACACCCACCCGGACGGCACAGGCGGCGCAAAGACGACGACCTGGGCGGGCCCCTGAGCCTCGGCCTGGGTCAGGAACGACTCTAGGTCATTGCGATGGGTGTCCCCTGAACCATCGGTGTCCCGATGGGTGTCCCCCGAGCCGTCCCCCGAGCGATGGGTGTCCCCCGAGCCGTCTCGCGAGCGATGGGTGTCCCCCGAGCCGTCCCCCGAGCGATGGGTGTCCCCGGAGTACCCCGAGCGGACGATGGCGGCCAGGGCGGACGGCAGGTCGCTGGTTGGGGTGGGTGTCCCCGCAGCCCCGAAGAGCCAGTCGGCGCCGAGGGCGCCCTGCTCGAGCGCGACCCGGGCGGCGGCCGCCGTGGCCTCGTCGCGGGGGCCGGCGAGGAGGTACGCGACGGTGCGCGTGGTCTGGGTGAGGGAGCGCTCGGGTTGCCGCACCAGCAGCTTCCCGGTGCGCGCATAGATCTTCCAGTGGATGAGCCGCGCCGGGTCACCGGGTTGATACCGGCGGAGCTCGACGCGGTCGCCGTCTGCGGCGCCCAGCGGGTGGGCCACCTCGTCGCCGGCCGCGAACGACGTGAGCACCGGCATGCGCTCGAGGGCACCGGGGTGCGGCAGGACATCCAGCGTCAGCTGCTGCTCGACCCGCAGCGCCAGCTCGGCGAAGCCGAACACGTCGGACACCACCACTCGACGCGTGATGTGCCGCACCTCCCCTCGGCGCGCGATGCGCAGCCACTCGAGCGCCTCGAGGGCGCGCCGCTGCTCGGGGTCACGCACCCCGGACAGGTCGGGCGACGCCACGGTCACCCGCTCCGGCACGAGCACCTCGTGGCGCACCCGGACGAGCGGCGCGAAGCCCCAGCGCGGAGGCTGGAAGGCCGTCATGGTCGGCGTGTCGGTCTGGGTCTTCCGCGCCTCTCCCGCGGGGGCGCGGAGACGCACCTTGAGCCACACGGACCCTACCACGACCAGCAGCACGGTGAGCGCGAGCAGCCCGAGGAGGGCGTACGCCACGAC from Sandaracinaceae bacterium carries:
- a CDS encoding EthD domain-containing protein, which encodes MTARYCFVLSRPVGASLEAFSQALLGSTQKALERFRPSALTIDTALPPESGAALNAKRDGDGALLSGIVHATLADRADALAMMAVLDPTLKYVDGYAVSQDIPRDYERTWELGTPSPGVRQVTLLQPKPGLSRDDFMEHWHGKHGPLALEVHPIWRYDRNAVLSGLGEHTPPLAGIVALHFRELADATDPKRLYGGDDANMARIFEDVSSFLDMRTLRVMLMREHVFATE
- a CDS encoding transglutaminase domain-containing protein, which produces MTRANRVHLPTLLRVCAYVVTGAVLALPLSRTPAVLAAAVGAAAGAVLGGRLARGPYRTLPLLGAALAMGVLAGGLHTLLLSSTSWSAWLGPARAYRTADALLAMGVLGGGAFALRVLSARHAWCAVLEVLVPVFAFTQLVVAHRDGAINRPFEIADPILATGGDPTLVFLGVGVVAVVSVSLVLLSEERVGRLALHFGVLLALLAVLVVTTRLVGMPTPPEGGAGLGLRPEDGEASERRAQGQSSDSQGQGGGPGDMGDFRDDYETPNSDVPVGVVIFRDDYSAPTGTYYFRQGAFSQWNGRRLVASTLPEVDRDLVQGFPVESTSVREPPPLNAQRREVETTVVLLADHTLPFALESPLRLRPAPNPDPSRFRVAYHATSASLSADYFALLQAPAGSPSWTAEARAEYLAAPADPRYRELAERILAERVPADLRHLDAAKVFAITEWLGEHGFYSLRSQHAGADDPTADFLFGDLTGYCVHFSHAATFLFRAAGVPARVATGYAIPESNRQGGSALLVTGQSSHAWPEVYFEGFGWVVTDVFPHESLDPPGTPPDADLQRLLGELARGQSLAPEDASDEAADVIARLIEHLPALGWGALAGVLLLWLALYVAKLYRRVAYRFASDAQLARALHRAALDRLSEVSLRRARGETREAFAQRVAGDVPSLARVAAVAEGRALGSPRATAVPRAELLALGVAVRREHARAFRFRRRLFGALLPWTFLQSR
- a CDS encoding glycosyltransferase family 4 protein; its protein translation is MVTQPLRDELDPKTRLLVIQYGCYADAAERFQRGGGETYFAQRYTVDFLADVARHVARVTVLSYGTSYPRRRLHNGVYVVGSELYPPGRGVQARLAHFALLRVAQRERPTHIAVACPEPTVLAWALMQRARTFAVFADSFTRASRGARLKYRALAGLLNRPGVAWVSNHNLAASLDLARIGVRPEKVVPFDWPPTIRAADNPPKTLRREGPFRVVYVGMMLESKGVGDAIRAVDMLRRGGREVELSLVGGTSPTLVAEVARLGLDAHVHFLGKRPHAHIVPLMSEHDAVLVPTRHEYPEGLPMTIYEGLCSRSPVVFSDHPMFAWRMRDGVTGVRFQAGSADALARAVERLMDDPVLYAALSASAEDTTRDYLCPVKWDQLYRALLSTRRATRESIAPYALARGHYGDLPLAG
- a CDS encoding AAA family ATPase, producing MTTSTDTPLRPSDASAVSSSAPSGAGATTGGTSAPTTLDAAHAVITRLRHRLRAAVKGRDEVIDLVLVALLADGHVLLEDYPGSGKTTLARALGEGIADDDTASGIAAFRRVQFTPDLLPSDITGTNIFDMESQRFVFRPGPLFAHVVLADEINRTSPKVQSAMLEAMGEKQVTADNVSHPLDDLFFVIATQNPLDLAGTYPLPTPQLDRFLFKLVMKHIAREAELDVLASYPTPTLARAAEAETVQRGELLSARRTMREGVVIHPLFRECLVDLAHALRADPRTLQGASTRALVLMLPALQAHALIMGRDYVSPDDLAAIAPHVFAHRLTLAPGGVRAEAIIHDALVPQLERLSRVTR
- a CDS encoding DUF58 domain-containing protein — encoded protein: MRATKRELWAMRFARVRRLTRRVRDVVPVTTLGVAVGLGAALGLRYFAFARLDLVWLVVAYALLGLLALTVLLVVVGSVWLKVRLRAPAGEARKTQTDTPTMTAFQPPRWGFAPLVRVRHEVLVPERVTVASPDLSGVRDPEQRRALEALEWLRIARRGEVRHITRRVVVSDVFGFAELALRVEQQLTLDVLPHPGALERMPVLTSFAAGDEVAHPLGAADGDRVELRRYQPGDPARLIHWKIYARTGKLLVRQPERSLTQTTRTVAYLLAGPRDEATAAAARVALEQGALGADWLFGAAGTPTPTSDLPSALAAIVRSGYSGDTHRSGDGSGDTHRSRDGSGDTHRSGDGSGDTHRDTDGSGDTHRNDLESFLTQAEAQGPAQVVVFAPPVPSGWVSSRPAHGWVSSETPSDSPLSSESGWVSSLLRAAEGRGGRIHVVIGVDGVAAPARRGVASRLLRAAPPVQGDDLSALTVLLQTLAAAGIDTLVVDRRTGQVLGEAHLQAAQEAA
- a CDS encoding glucose 1-dehydrogenase; this translates as MILDRFRMDGRVALITGAGKGIGRGIALAYAEAGADVVVASRTLADVEEVAEAARALGRRATAVACDVTERAQLEALMARTMSEHERLDVLVNNAGGAPHVPFLRTSEQVFEDALRFNLTQAFLLSRLATPHLLASGRGSIVNISSSLGRIVGRGFVAYGTAKAALQHMTRLMANELAPKVRVNAICCGAIETEALGKFLANPAVREGLVKRTPLRAVGRVEDIAATAVYLASDAGSYMTGRILAVDGGIEISNTPFDTPDL